TAACTAATGTCCAATGAACATCAACGAGAGGGGCGTGAGAGTGATGAAGGGTGCgattttatgatttaattaatttgtcCTCAGGTAGTGCCACTGGATTGGTGGCCGCTGACGAGAGACTGCCTAGCCTACGGTATCACGGTAGCCATTTTGATTTGCATTATCCATGACGAGCGTGTCGAATGGTACGAGGCACTGATACTGGTGTTGCTCTACATCGTGTACATTGCTGTGATGTACTATGATAAATCTTTTCAAAAATGTGCCAGAGGTAAGCATCgaaagcatttgttttaagttgttttaatattcattTCATAAATTAGAATTTAACATTTTCGCTGGTAAAATTCATTGGTTCTAACAACTGAAgttaaacatttgaaaaaggacatttaaaatgtattgaaaccattttagttaatattttttattcatgtggTACGGTTAAGGCTAACTGGAAATTTAGTCAAagattatttttgttgtaataaaataatatttgttaCAATACATTAAACGATGACTTGTAAAATTATATACTTAGTTTCTCAGAAAGCTGCTTTCGCTAGTTAAAGGCTAGGCCATTGGATAAGGCAGGTCAAAAAGTAGCGAATTCAGTTATTAATGTAAGAAGAAAAGACTAAGAATGAGTACATTTTATGCAATTGAGTACATATTATCAGGGCTATAAATAAATTCGTGCGAATTTTTTcggaaattttaaactttatcATGAAGAATTGATAACTCTTTCAATTTCCAAAAGTATTTTCTATCGttgattatttcttttttccatctttctGGCTGATTATGGATTCCGTcgagaaaaaagagagttCTTTGGACGCTATGCATTCATTGATCCATCTTGTCATTTCTCCAAAGTTAAAGAAGAGCTGCTCTGCCAGGCCATCGTTGCAACGATCGGAAAAGATGATGATCAGAAGGCGTCTTATCTGTGCTGTACATTTCttttcagcatttttaaatatttttaaccgGAGCTGCCTCATGTGGTAGAGTTTTTCTTGAATATTCGTCCTGGGTGTCGATGATCCCTTGGCTTTAGTTCGTATGGCACAGAATGTCCTATCTTGCGGATCATTCCCATAATTTATAAACGTTTGCAAATGGCTGGCTGAGTTACCTCAAACGTCTTTGCaagtttgttttgcgtttacGAAGGATCTTCAACGAGCGTTGCCTTGAAGTTCTCTATTTTCATGCTTCAAGAAATATCCAAAACTAttctttgttgctgctgtaagAAAAATTGCTGCTATCTGATAGAGCATGATCGCCATAAACTTTCACTTATATACGATGACTTTCGGCAGTCGGTTTGTTCCTGCCGAAAACACTTTATTCGGTACAAATGTTGCCATTTTAGAAGTTCATGGAACATACCTTTTTACACTTCAGGGAAATGACAGCTAGGGGAAAAGAAAGCTTGAAGATGACACTTCAAAATGGCAGTGTTGCAAGATTGCATCAaagtaaaattgaataatttacgaTGCTTGCGTTAAAACCGTACCAACTTATTTATAGTCCTGATAGATAAATCATCCATGTTGTTAAcatttggtggtggttttaaaattttctaatgCACTACATAATTCCTTCCTACACGCTCACGCACTCTCCATGCAATACGCTCGATTTGAATGTGGTCCATATGGCACGTAGGTGGTTTGAAGCACGCCCGAAAACGAAGATCCCATGACACCTCCAGCAGCCTCAAGTCAGAGTCTAGCCGAACGCAAGGTAGTGTTTGCCACCAGTGTTGCGTTAGTTTGGGAAGCCAAACCACAGCACTGACCTAGTAATGCCTGTCACACTATCCCAACAGTTAatgatgaatgttttgtttccgttCTGTTACTTATCCACATGTTATGCTAAATCGGGCTTGATCGTGGTGGCCCGGTTGATGATTTACACGATTAAAACGACCATAACgacgctgctgatgatgacgacggtgacgacgacaacgaacCAATCAATTTAGAGGCAATTGAGGCGCGCACGCCGTTGCGCATTGGACACTTCCAGCAGAACGGAAACTTGAAGAATGTGGCCCATATCGATGCACCCGCGGCGGAATTGACGTCATCAGCCACGGCCGACATCGGGGTGGACGTCGAAATGCAAATTAAGCCATTCGCATCGATCGACTTGCGTGCGCCGGGAGCGGCAATGGCAACCGCTACGATGGATCTCGAAGCGAAGAAGTCAAGCGCCAGTACATCCATTGACCCATCATCGGCGGTGGCGGAGGGTGAACCGGGCGACGAAAGTGTTCCCGAGcgaccgccaccaccacctagTCCTGCCACACCGCCGGTACAGGAACCGGACAAGGGTAGTGGTGTAGACCTGAAGGAAACGACACTCAAGGAATGGAGTGGTGAGAATGGACACGGAACGACCGGTCCAGTGGCGGAAGCAGTTGTTAGAGCACTTGAAGGTGGTACTAGTGCTAGTGCTGGAGCGGATGGGACTGGCGATGGTGCAAATGCGGAAGGAGAAAGTGCACCAGaagaggatgaggatgagTTTAAGCTCCTAAAATATCCGCTTGGTAAGAGTGCGTTCAGGCAGTTCTCCTGGATCATTACTTGGCCTATCCATCTGCTGTTTATGTTCACCATACCGAACTGTGAGAAGCCACGCTTCCGGAATTGGTTCCCACTGACGTTCATCATGTGTATCGTGTGGATTGGGTCGCTTTCTTACGTCGTTGCATGGATGATAACAATTATTGGTAAGTTTGGAAATGAAACACATGCTTTAGatttatttaatcaatttgTCCTTGGTCATATTGGGTATCTTATTGGTAATCTTAACAATACTTAACTAAGTTTAAACTAAACCTAACCTAAAGAGAATAACAGACTAAAAACCAAAGAAGGCAGCAAAAGGGAAAGAGGAGGGTGCAGGAAAAATTAGGAAGTGGATCGAAAAGCAAGGAGGGTACAAGtggatcttcctataagcggaTTGAGCATACGCGTGAGAACCCCGGCTCGAAAAGTAGTTGAATTACTAAGTCCTTTACGAAAAGGTTCCCAAACCATTTCTGCTTAGGGCCTCGGAAGGGCTGAATCCACCTCTGATGATGGGGAACATTTAAATCAAAGTTATGAGACGAcgattattttgattttaatcatttattGATCATTTTGATGGCATTAAAGAGGGAATCTTTACGGACCACGGCCCAGTGGGATATTGCTGAGCAAAGCTGCGGCATTGATGTAATCAAGGAGCAGTGTGGCAACAAATGAGGTTTGGGAGATGGAACGGCGATCTTCAAGAGATGGATGCAGGGTTTTGTCCTCGTCACAAGGCAGGGCAGACGATCGGTGAAATAATGATTTTCCGGAAGTATTCGATCAATGTGGATTCTTACTGTGAAAAGAACaaagtcttcaaacaacaagcatcGGAGAAGTCACAGGCCACACGTTTCAGAACAGAGTTCTCCTCGATTTGATGACTTTGGAGTCAATGTGGGGGAGAAGGTAAGACACGTGTGGAGCCAAACGATCAAGTCCTTAGTTACCGATCCAAACCATAACCTGGTTCAGCGAGTAAGGCTAAAAAGAAGGGTTACTGGAACAAGTAAACttaataacataacatttaTTAGGAAAAAGGCAAAGACTGTTCTGATTACACCACATACAATAACGATCAAGGAtagattaaaaaataacaaagttAGAAGGTGAGGATATAAGATAGAAGAATTTTT
This genomic window from Anopheles maculipalpis chromosome 2RL, idAnoMacuDA_375_x, whole genome shotgun sequence contains:
- the LOC126556012 gene encoding sodium/potassium/calcium exchanger 4 yields the protein MDESDYWGLARSNGMNCTQPAIDDFPRDLFTEEQRQNGAVVLHAIASLYLFVALAVVCDKYFVPAVEKICQALNMSNDVAGATFMAAATSAPELFVNVIGTFITEGDIGVGTIVGSAVFNILAVAACCGIGAGMVVPLDWWPLTRDCLAYGITVAILICIIHDERVEWYEALILVLLYIVYIAVMYYDKSFQKCARGGLKHARKRRSHDTSSSLKSESSRTQEAIEARTPLRIGHFQQNGNLKNVAHIDAPAAELTSSATADIGVDVEMQIKPFASIDLRAPGAAMATATMDLEAKKSSASTSIDPSSAVAEGEPGDESVPERPPPPPSPATPPVQEPDKGSGVDLKETTLKEWSGENGHGTTGPVAEAVVRALEGGTSASAGADGTGDGANAEGESAPEEDEDEFKLLKYPLGKSAFRQFSWIITWPIHLLFMFTIPNCEKPRFRNWFPLTFIMCIVWIGSLSYVVAWMITIIGDTLKIPDSVMGITFLAAGTSVPEAVSSVIVAKQGHGSMGISNSIGSNTFDILLCLGLPWFIKAAFSPIEPGHHWVGINSAGLEYSAISLLSTLLMLYIAFSLNKFKLDRRVGNACLIMYAVFLILASLIELNVFFRVNLPTCGR